A window of Psychroflexus sp. ALD_RP9 contains these coding sequences:
- a CDS encoding M3 family metallopeptidase: MSNPLLQSFNHPPFEQIETNHYKPAIEKALKDAREEVENISASTQAANFKNTIEALEFSGLQLDRIVSVFFNLNSAETNPELQQIAQEISPWLSEFNNDILLNKAIFSRIKTVYEQQNQENLNPEQKRLLEKVYKNFTRNGANLNEKQQQRLREIDAKLARLSLKFGENVLAETNNFKLHITDESKVEGIPETVLESAAELAQKEDKKGYLFTLDYPSFIPVMKYAKHRELREQLLKGFGSKAFKDNDYNNESQVLQISKLRFERAQLLGYNTHADFILEERMAKSPETVNDFIHGLLEKAKPAAEKELKDLKEFAHETDGITDFQKWDQTYYTELLKSKTFSLKEEDLKPYFELNKVIDGLFKITTKLYGLEFNENQSYELYHPDVKAFDVLENGNPKATLYADFHPRAGKRDGAWMTTYKSQYIKDGQNERPLVSIVCNFTKPTQSQPSLLTFNEVTTLFHEFGHALHAMLANTTYPSLSGANVYWDFVELPSQLLENWCYEPEALQLFAKHHETGQVIPEELIAKIKASANFMEGLQSLRQLSFGQLDLAWHGIDPTDVSDVKAHELNAFKPTALLPDISTNCMSTAFGHIFQGGYSSGYYSYKWAEVLDADAFEAFKQHGIFNQTISDKFKSTILSKGGTVEPMQLYKEFRGEEPNPDALLKRAGLID, from the coding sequence ATGAGTAACCCGTTATTGCAAAGCTTTAACCATCCACCATTCGAACAAATAGAGACTAACCATTATAAGCCAGCCATAGAAAAAGCTTTAAAAGATGCACGTGAAGAAGTTGAAAACATAAGTGCATCAACCCAAGCTGCCAATTTTAAAAACACGATTGAAGCCTTAGAATTTTCAGGTTTACAACTTGATAGAATTGTAAGTGTTTTTTTCAATTTAAATTCAGCTGAAACCAATCCTGAACTTCAACAAATTGCACAGGAAATTTCACCTTGGCTAAGTGAGTTTAACAACGATATTTTACTTAATAAAGCTATATTCAGTAGAATTAAAACGGTTTATGAACAGCAAAACCAAGAAAATCTAAATCCCGAGCAAAAACGCTTATTAGAGAAAGTTTACAAGAACTTTACAAGGAATGGTGCTAATTTGAATGAAAAACAGCAGCAACGTTTAAGAGAAATCGATGCTAAATTAGCACGACTTTCACTAAAATTTGGTGAAAATGTTCTTGCAGAAACAAATAATTTTAAACTTCATATCACTGATGAGTCAAAAGTTGAAGGCATACCTGAAACTGTGCTCGAAAGTGCAGCAGAACTTGCTCAAAAAGAAGATAAAAAAGGTTATCTATTTACTTTAGATTACCCAAGCTTTATTCCTGTAATGAAGTATGCTAAACATCGTGAACTTAGAGAGCAGCTTTTAAAAGGTTTTGGCTCTAAAGCTTTTAAGGATAACGACTATAATAATGAGTCCCAAGTACTTCAAATTTCAAAATTACGTTTTGAACGCGCTCAACTTTTAGGTTATAACACACATGCCGATTTTATTTTAGAAGAACGCATGGCCAAATCGCCTGAAACAGTTAACGATTTTATACACGGATTACTTGAAAAAGCAAAACCTGCCGCTGAGAAAGAACTAAAAGATTTAAAAGAGTTTGCACATGAAACTGATGGGATTACAGATTTTCAAAAATGGGATCAAACTTATTACACCGAACTTTTAAAATCTAAAACCTTCAGTTTAAAAGAAGAAGATTTAAAACCTTATTTCGAATTAAATAAAGTTATAGATGGTTTATTTAAAATCACAACCAAGTTATATGGTTTAGAATTCAATGAAAATCAATCTTATGAACTTTACCATCCAGATGTTAAAGCCTTTGATGTTTTAGAAAATGGCAATCCAAAAGCTACACTGTATGCCGATTTTCATCCACGAGCTGGTAAACGTGATGGCGCTTGGATGACAACTTATAAATCTCAATACATAAAAGACGGTCAAAATGAAAGGCCTTTAGTTTCTATTGTTTGTAATTTCACTAAACCCACGCAATCGCAACCTTCATTACTAACGTTTAATGAAGTGACGACCTTATTTCATGAGTTCGGCCACGCTTTACATGCCATGTTAGCCAATACAACTTACCCATCATTATCAGGCGCTAATGTTTACTGGGATTTTGTTGAATTACCAAGTCAATTGCTTGAAAATTGGTGCTACGAACCAGAAGCCTTACAACTATTTGCCAAACATCACGAAACTGGTCAAGTAATTCCAGAAGAATTAATTGCTAAAATTAAAGCTTCTGCTAACTTTATGGAAGGCTTGCAGAGTTTGCGTCAATTAAGTTTTGGTCAATTAGATTTAGCGTGGCATGGAATCGATCCTACTGATGTAAGTGATGTTAAAGCACATGAATTAAATGCTTTTAAACCAACTGCGTTATTACCTGATATTTCTACTAATTGTATGAGCACGGCGTTTGGTCATATTTTTCAAGGCGGATATAGCTCAGGTTACTATTCATATAAATGGGCTGAAGTCTTAGATGCTGATGCTTTTGAAGCGTTTAAACAGCACGGCATATTTAACCAAACTATCTCTGATAAATTTAAATCAACAATTCTTTCAAAAGGTGGAACTGTTGAACCCATGCAATTGTACAAAGAATTTAGAGGGGAAGAACCTAATCCTGATGCATTATTAAAACGTGCTGGATTAATAGATTAA
- a CDS encoding TQO small subunit DoxD: protein MTQENQNYYAGLFSLSLRLVVGWTYFSAFWRRTILTDKLNPELPGYIGEKFNHFLPNAIGIKPIIQHLVENPDSLWVAMIGFTIIEGIVGLFIMFGLFTRLMSIGVFMLAMGILLGSGWIGTTCLDEWQIGVLGISTGFVLFMTGSSQYSIDHLLIKRFPKLSRKKWFNILGSGHLQISKSMLSKIVLYGSILIFGLTLYTNQVFHGGLWGTLHNKSVKPKIEINNAHIKGNTLNFELYRTEGVDVYGAWIINLKLKDTSNKTRFKLTAEDLASLDKSRIENFYIAKIKPGQHSLIVPLGAKANLSLVNENIAQLATGQYQLEITDISGASWSVKVLKK from the coding sequence ATGACACAAGAAAATCAAAATTATTATGCTGGGCTTTTCAGCCTTAGCCTTCGTTTAGTTGTAGGTTGGACTTACTTTTCAGCCTTTTGGAGAAGAACAATCTTAACTGACAAACTAAATCCAGAATTACCTGGATATATAGGTGAAAAATTCAATCATTTTTTGCCAAACGCCATTGGCATAAAGCCAATTATTCAACATCTTGTAGAAAATCCTGATAGTTTATGGGTGGCTATGATAGGCTTTACCATAATTGAAGGTATTGTAGGTTTATTTATCATGTTTGGCCTATTTACAAGACTTATGAGCATTGGAGTTTTTATGTTAGCCATGGGCATATTACTTGGTTCAGGCTGGATAGGCACCACATGCTTAGATGAATGGCAAATCGGCGTCTTAGGAATATCGACAGGATTTGTATTGTTTATGACAGGTAGTAGCCAATATTCTATTGATCATCTTTTAATTAAGCGCTTTCCTAAATTGAGCCGTAAAAAATGGTTTAATATTTTAGGGTCAGGCCATTTACAAATTTCTAAAAGTATGCTCTCTAAAATCGTACTTTATGGCTCAATACTTATTTTTGGATTAACCTTATATACTAATCAAGTTTTTCATGGTGGACTTTGGGGAACATTACATAATAAGTCTGTTAAGCCCAAAATTGAAATAAATAATGCCCATATTAAAGGAAACACACTCAATTTTGAACTCTACAGAACTGAAGGTGTAGATGTTTATGGCGCTTGGATAATTAATTTGAAATTAAAAGATACAAGCAATAAAACAAGATTTAAACTAACGGCTGAAGACTTAGCATCACTAGACAAGTCAAGAATAGAAAACTTTTACATCGCCAAGATAAAACCAGGTCAACACAGTTTAATTGTTCCTTTAGGTGCAAAGGCTAATTTAAGCTTGGTAAACGAAAATATTGCTCAATTAGCGACAGGACAATATCAACTTGAAATTACTGATATAAGTGGCGCTAGTTGGTCTGTAAAGGTCTTGAAAAAGTAA
- a CDS encoding carboxypeptidase-like regulatory domain-containing protein, with protein MIKSTITYLLLGLTSLSFAQTLTGTLLSQDTKESIPFATVRITENYGVITNTEGNFSIVVNQFTAKDSIEFSSMGFKTKRIAIGDFKNNQDITLETAVNELGEVFLKDQSLTGRELIDNFLKNKNKNYATEANSYNIFIRNKYQTTYKDYGFELKKANYLNKKVEKNINTELEALSKSVIGETSTYFTEKLVDFNYLNQDSVHLKPYRAIELSSSTSNNDVEEIQNRAFKKIFEKLENSNSFKVRTFIIPVADSLDLSGVNEQLKDQPDTLDVKSVSRSIKNTLNRYTFSNTLFEPLAEPDDYVFEIDEVTSFKNQMVYVVNYAPDRNRAKYKGKFYITAKDFAIVKLTQQLAEGKSESKLNLKFLFGIKFDAYLNTKEVTYFKTENGTYYPKYIKSINKQYFYLDRKFVFKENNDDRSERLKFKLEILAEADNTNESELFVVNQRQLSVEDYSLLKEAKPMIIEQFKNYSPEIWKNQNVLEATKEIKTY; from the coding sequence ATGATAAAGTCAACCATCACTTATTTGCTACTTGGTTTAACAAGTTTAAGTTTTGCTCAAACACTTACAGGAACTTTACTAAGTCAAGATACTAAAGAAAGTATTCCGTTTGCTACGGTTAGAATCACTGAAAATTACGGTGTTATTACCAATACAGAAGGCAACTTCTCTATTGTTGTTAATCAATTTACCGCAAAAGATTCAATTGAGTTTTCAAGCATGGGTTTTAAAACAAAACGCATAGCTATTGGTGATTTTAAAAACAATCAAGACATAACGTTAGAGACAGCAGTTAATGAGTTGGGCGAAGTCTTTTTAAAAGACCAATCTTTAACAGGACGTGAATTAATTGATAATTTCTTAAAAAACAAAAATAAAAATTACGCTACAGAGGCTAATTCTTACAATATCTTTATCAGAAACAAATACCAAACCACTTATAAAGATTATGGGTTTGAATTAAAAAAAGCAAATTATTTAAATAAAAAAGTTGAAAAAAACATCAATACAGAATTAGAAGCGCTTTCAAAATCAGTTATTGGTGAAACTTCTACTTACTTTACAGAAAAATTAGTCGATTTTAATTATTTAAACCAAGACTCTGTCCATCTTAAGCCTTATCGAGCTATTGAATTAAGTAGTAGTACTTCAAATAATGATGTTGAAGAAATTCAAAATCGCGCCTTCAAAAAGATTTTCGAAAAACTTGAAAATAGTAATAGCTTTAAAGTGCGCACATTTATTATACCAGTAGCCGATTCACTTGATTTATCAGGTGTCAATGAGCAACTTAAAGACCAACCCGACACTTTAGATGTAAAATCGGTTTCAAGAAGCATTAAAAACACCTTAAACAGATATACTTTTAGCAACACCTTATTCGAACCCTTAGCCGAACCAGACGATTACGTGTTTGAAATAGATGAAGTTACCAGCTTTAAAAACCAAATGGTTTACGTTGTTAATTATGCGCCAGATCGTAATCGCGCTAAATACAAAGGAAAGTTTTACATTACTGCAAAAGATTTTGCTATTGTTAAACTAACACAACAACTTGCTGAAGGCAAAAGTGAATCTAAATTAAATTTGAAATTTTTATTCGGTATAAAGTTTGATGCCTATTTAAATACAAAAGAGGTAACGTATTTTAAAACCGAAAATGGTACTTATTACCCAAAATACATCAAGTCTATTAACAAACAATATTTTTATTTAGATCGAAAATTTGTGTTTAAAGAAAATAATGATGACAGAAGTGAACGCCTTAAATTTAAACTTGAAATCTTAGCTGAAGCCGATAACACCAATGAATCTGAACTTTTTGTTGTTAATCAGCGACAACTTTCAGTTGAAGATTACAGCTTATTGAAAGAAGCTAAACCGATGATTATCGAGCAATTTAAAAACTACTCGCCTGAAATTTGGAAAAACCAAAACGTTTTAGAGGCAACAAAAGAAATTAAAACCTATTAA
- a CDS encoding SDR family oxidoreductase has protein sequence MNTKVAFITGGTKGIGLGIAEALIAEGTKVILTSRSKADAQKIAEKLNADKSEQVAVGLEADVRHFDAVENAVRKGLEEFGQIDYVIANAGLGHFGSIEEITHEQWHQVIDTNLTGVFNTIKSTIEALTESKGYFISISSLAGTNFFAKGTAYNASKFGVTGFTQALMLDLRDKGIKVSTIMPGSVSTYFNGNEPDANDAWKIQPEDLGELVVDMFKLNPRTLPSKIEVRPSQPPKK, from the coding sequence ATGAATACAAAAGTTGCATTTATAACTGGCGGAACTAAAGGAATAGGCTTAGGTATAGCTGAAGCATTAATTGCTGAAGGCACCAAAGTTATTTTAACCAGCCGTTCTAAAGCGGATGCTCAAAAAATTGCAGAAAAGCTTAACGCTGATAAATCTGAACAAGTTGCCGTAGGTTTAGAAGCCGATGTAAGACATTTTGATGCCGTCGAAAATGCTGTAAGAAAAGGCTTAGAAGAGTTTGGACAAATAGATTATGTGATTGCTAATGCAGGTTTGGGTCATTTTGGTAGTATTGAAGAAATTACACATGAACAATGGCATCAGGTTATCGATACAAATTTGACGGGTGTTTTTAACACTATAAAATCAACCATTGAAGCCTTGACAGAATCTAAAGGTTACTTTATAAGTATTTCAAGTTTAGCAGGAACAAATTTCTTTGCAAAAGGAACAGCTTATAACGCTAGTAAATTTGGTGTAACTGGTTTTACACAAGCTTTAATGCTAGATTTGCGAGATAAAGGTATTAAAGTTTCAACAATTATGCCTGGTTCAGTTTCCACCTATTTTAATGGCAATGAGCCTGATGCAAATGATGCCTGGAAAATTCAGCCTGAAGATCTGGGAGAATTAGTGGTTGATATGTTTAAGCTTAACCCACGAACCTTACCTAGTAAGATAGAAGTGAGACCATCACAGCCACCAAAAAAATAA
- a CDS encoding mechanosensitive ion channel family protein: protein MNQTSDRLIYNFLVEQFNLSTSKAIYINLGINIILVLIFGYLLFKTLRYFARKFMDRLASKTKTEFDDYLVKNNTFLHISNLITVNVVSSLLPVILKDFEHVLDEANKGFSVIITILVVLVIRSILLTVKDFLRTISAFKDKPIESYIQVFMIIVWLISIIIIFSTITGKPLLKFLTALGAFSAVLLLVFKDTILGFVASIQVTVNDTVRIGDWITMEKYGADGDVFEINLASVKVRNFDNTITTIPTYYLISDSFKNWRGMSVSGGRRIKRAILIKASSIKFLTEKEINHLEKIQLISDYVNSRHQEIKNHNTNNNIDKSLLINGRNMTNFGAFRAYVDHYLEQNKNINHEMMIMSRQLPQTAEGIPLEIYAFSKDKVWKNYERIIADIFDHLLASTLYFDLEIYEKPSVSDIKLLQSKNLN, encoded by the coding sequence ATGAATCAAACATCAGACCGGTTAATTTATAATTTTTTAGTAGAGCAATTTAATTTATCGACAAGCAAAGCAATTTATATCAATTTAGGTATTAATATAATTTTAGTCTTGATTTTTGGATATCTACTTTTCAAGACGTTAAGATATTTTGCTAGAAAATTCATGGATCGCTTAGCATCAAAAACCAAAACTGAGTTTGATGACTATTTAGTGAAAAATAATACATTTTTACACATATCTAACTTGATTACAGTTAATGTTGTTTCAAGCCTTTTACCTGTTATTCTCAAAGATTTTGAACATGTTTTAGATGAAGCCAACAAAGGTTTTTCGGTTATCATTACCATATTAGTGGTCTTGGTTATACGTAGTATATTATTAACCGTTAAAGACTTTTTAAGAACTATTAGTGCTTTTAAAGACAAGCCTATTGAAAGCTATATTCAGGTGTTTATGATTATAGTTTGGCTCATTAGTATTATAATTATTTTTTCTACAATCACGGGAAAACCGCTTTTAAAATTTTTAACAGCTTTAGGTGCATTTTCTGCAGTGCTACTTTTAGTTTTTAAAGACACTATTTTAGGTTTTGTTGCAAGTATACAAGTTACAGTTAATGATACAGTTAGAATTGGAGATTGGATCACGATGGAAAAGTATGGCGCTGATGGCGATGTTTTTGAAATTAATCTAGCCTCTGTTAAAGTACGTAATTTTGATAATACCATTACAACAATTCCTACTTACTACTTAATATCTGACTCATTCAAAAATTGGCGTGGTATGAGTGTTTCAGGAGGAAGACGTATAAAGCGTGCAATTTTAATTAAAGCAAGTAGTATAAAATTTTTAACTGAAAAAGAAATTAATCATTTAGAGAAAATTCAGCTGATTTCAGATTATGTCAACTCACGTCATCAAGAAATAAAAAATCATAACACTAATAATAACATTGATAAAAGTCTCTTAATTAATGGAAGGAACATGACCAATTTTGGCGCATTTAGAGCTTATGTAGACCACTATTTAGAGCAAAACAAAAACATTAATCATGAAATGATGATTATGAGCCGTCAACTTCCACAAACTGCTGAAGGTATACCACTTGAAATTTATGCCTTTAGTAAAGATAAAGTTTGGAAAAACTACGAGCGAATCATAGCCGATATTTTTGACCATTTATTAGCTTCAACTCTTTATTTTGATTTAGAAATTTACGAAAAACCAAGTGTTTCAGACATTAAATTGCTTCAATCAAAAAATTTAAATTAA
- a CDS encoding nucleoid-associated protein yields the protein MLNLYSAQIESLSIHRVGNKSRNESLFLSEEAYQLSDELTPLIKEYFLKSFRDKEENYYQFVHETDLEFHQLYNFATEIFNNPLKAHEVSKQVTRYLFEQSMHQHIKGGEVYVVYFENVLVDNEKVDAIGIFKSELKHDFLQFQEQQNNLEMILQQGVYLNKLDKGALILNTEKEEGYKILSVDSNKYDTKYWLEQFLGVDFFQDENFYTKKYLKFCENFAKDVVLPAEDKQQEVLFMNKAMNHFASNDNFNEQNFLTDVLENPGLEPEFKNYKEEQAPKYKIEDLSDFPISNTAVTAARKKVKSVINLDTNVQIKMDFVSGASADKFIEKGWDEERQMYYYLVYFNKEEKK from the coding sequence ATGCTCAATCTATATAGCGCCCAAATTGAAAGTTTATCTATTCATCGTGTTGGCAATAAAAGCCGTAACGAATCTTTATTTCTTTCTGAAGAAGCTTATCAACTTTCAGATGAATTGACTCCATTAATTAAAGAATATTTTCTCAAATCTTTTAGAGATAAAGAAGAAAATTATTATCAATTTGTTCATGAAACTGACTTAGAATTTCACCAGCTGTACAATTTTGCTACTGAAATTTTTAATAATCCGCTCAAGGCACACGAAGTTTCTAAGCAAGTTACACGCTATTTGTTTGAGCAGTCTATGCATCAGCATATTAAAGGTGGTGAAGTTTATGTCGTTTACTTTGAAAATGTTTTGGTGGATAATGAAAAAGTTGATGCAATCGGCATTTTTAAATCTGAATTAAAACACGATTTTTTACAATTTCAAGAGCAACAAAATAACCTTGAAATGATTTTACAACAAGGTGTTTATTTAAACAAGCTTGATAAAGGTGCCTTAATCTTAAATACTGAAAAAGAAGAAGGTTATAAAATCCTGTCTGTCGATTCTAATAAATACGATACGAAATATTGGTTAGAACAATTTTTAGGTGTAGATTTTTTTCAAGATGAAAATTTTTACACTAAAAAATACCTGAAATTTTGCGAGAATTTTGCCAAGGACGTGGTTTTACCAGCTGAAGATAAACAGCAAGAAGTATTGTTTATGAATAAAGCTATGAATCATTTTGCCTCAAATGATAATTTTAATGAGCAAAACTTTTTAACTGATGTACTGGAAAACCCTGGACTTGAACCTGAATTTAAAAACTATAAAGAAGAACAAGCGCCCAAATATAAAATTGAAGATTTAAGTGATTTCCCGATTTCAAACACAGCTGTAACTGCAGCTCGAAAAAAAGTAAAAAGTGTAATTAATCTTGATACTAATGTTCAAATAAAAATGGACTTTGTAAGTGGTGCTAGCGCAGATAAATTTATTGAAAAAGGTTGGGATGAAGAACGCCAAATGTATTACTACTTAGTCTATTTTAATAAAGAAGAGAAAAAGTAG
- a CDS encoding YqaA family protein: MAKSNSTKKPRWKLLHQYYTYTGFYSFLGRSLLKATPPIIIFIAVLLGIHFFVMDVNSMLDYVTNNFPDYGVFIVFFASESILGLIPPEIFIAWSGKSSMPWIYLSILAVLSYTGGILSYFFGRGVASIPSVFVYLEVKMAKHIKNMRKWGGLLIIVGALLPLPFAISSIAAGIIKFPFGSYLLFGLLRLLRFAIYGVMIFGAM, from the coding sequence ATGGCAAAATCAAATTCAACCAAAAAACCACGCTGGAAATTACTTCATCAGTATTACACTTATACTGGTTTTTATAGTTTCCTAGGTCGTAGCTTATTAAAAGCTACTCCACCAATTATTATATTTATAGCAGTTTTATTAGGTATTCATTTTTTTGTGATGGATGTCAACTCGATGTTAGATTATGTCACAAATAATTTTCCAGATTATGGGGTTTTCATCGTTTTCTTTGCTTCAGAATCTATTTTAGGTTTAATTCCTCCAGAAATCTTCATCGCATGGTCAGGTAAATCAAGCATGCCTTGGATATATCTTTCAATTTTGGCTGTTTTATCTTATACTGGAGGTATTTTGTCTTACTTTTTTGGTCGTGGTGTTGCTAGCATTCCTTCTGTATTTGTTTATCTTGAAGTTAAAATGGCTAAACATATTAAGAATATGCGAAAATGGGGCGGCTTACTTATAATTGTGGGTGCACTATTACCTCTACCTTTTGCCATATCAAGTATTGCAGCTGGAATCATTAAATTTCCATTCGGAAGCTATCTTCTATTTGGTCTATTACGCTTACTCAGATTTGCTATTTATGGCGTAATGATTTTTGGTGCAATGTAG
- a CDS encoding transglycosylase domain-containing protein, with product MKKKKSRQKRPLKTVLFRLILKSSLFIGLIIASFIGSIYLGLWGKLPTKQDLKNLTNAEASVFLDRNKVTLTKIYQFNRESIDLEQLPQYVIDALIATEDVRFFEHSGVDSRSVLRVLFKTILAGDDSSGGGSTITLQLAKNIYGRENFGWFSLPVNKIKEAFTAFKLEDIYSKEEILELYLNTVPFSGNTYGIESASKRFFSKPASALSLAEAATLIGTLKANHSYNPRLYPKRSQLRRDVVIKQMLSYNYLSQDEANKVLQQNLSIDYNRETSTGSAFLNERLFSEADKIITRLNAENKTELDLKTSGLTIETTIDANVQKAFETELVKHLKKIQQLFEAEYQNQKPWQQKSVWLPVLKSTKVYKNLIKKGFSETEIIKELSKNKSIEIYNGKEYQLKTASVVDSLQEQLKFLNAASLTVDPKSGDILSYVGGADYRISQFDVVHYAKRQVGSTFKPFIYATGLQSGLEPCSYLSGNTVTYTDYDNWQPQNASKTDDDKHMNYSLNYALSNSMNTISVKVLEQSGLKQTINLAHEFGITSSIPEKPSIALGAVNLSFEELARAYSGIVSSKIPMQLQLIKRILKDGKLIYEAKSTEFKTSPLAQQNRHKLLAMLGEVVNSGTAKSIRTTYGIKDAIAGKTGTTQDNKDGWFIGLTPHLVSINWVGHNQQRIGFKSTGLGQGAVSALPIFANAYKALKLKTNSYSAYQFPEVNQNIKNQLNCDPKKRDGFLKRIFKKKTEQKDFDEKSKEEENEKKSFWNIFKSKKSKD from the coding sequence ATGAAAAAGAAAAAATCTCGCCAAAAACGACCACTAAAAACCGTTTTATTTAGATTAATCCTGAAATCTAGTCTATTTATAGGACTAATTATAGCTAGCTTTATTGGGAGTATTTATCTTGGCCTTTGGGGTAAATTACCTACAAAACAAGACCTTAAAAATTTAACTAATGCAGAAGCTTCGGTATTTTTAGATCGTAATAAAGTAACCCTAACTAAAATCTATCAATTTAACCGGGAATCGATAGATCTAGAACAATTGCCCCAATATGTAATTGATGCTCTAATAGCAACTGAAGATGTGCGTTTTTTTGAACATTCGGGCGTAGATTCAAGAAGTGTTTTAAGAGTTTTGTTTAAAACCATTTTAGCAGGTGACGATTCTTCTGGAGGTGGAAGTACGATTACTTTACAGTTAGCGAAAAATATTTACGGTAGAGAAAATTTTGGCTGGTTTAGTTTACCTGTTAATAAAATAAAAGAAGCCTTTACCGCTTTTAAATTAGAAGACATCTATAGTAAAGAAGAAATTTTAGAGCTATACTTAAATACTGTACCATTTAGCGGTAACACCTATGGTATTGAAAGTGCCTCTAAACGATTTTTTAGTAAACCCGCATCAGCATTAAGTTTAGCTGAAGCTGCTACTCTCATCGGAACTTTAAAGGCCAATCACAGTTATAACCCACGTTTATACCCTAAACGAAGTCAATTAAGACGCGATGTTGTAATTAAACAGATGCTTAGCTATAACTATTTAAGTCAAGATGAAGCCAACAAGGTGCTTCAACAGAATTTAAGTATAGATTATAATAGAGAAACTTCAACTGGTTCGGCGTTTCTCAACGAACGCTTATTTTCTGAGGCAGATAAAATCATTACACGTCTTAATGCAGAAAATAAAACGGAACTCGACTTAAAAACAAGTGGACTGACAATCGAAACAACTATTGATGCAAATGTTCAAAAGGCATTTGAAACAGAGTTGGTAAAACACCTCAAAAAAATTCAGCAGTTATTTGAAGCTGAATATCAAAACCAAAAACCATGGCAGCAAAAATCGGTTTGGCTACCTGTTTTAAAATCAACTAAAGTCTATAAAAACCTTATAAAAAAGGGGTTTTCAGAAACTGAAATTATAAAAGAGCTAAGTAAAAACAAGTCTATTGAAATTTATAATGGTAAAGAATATCAATTAAAAACAGCTTCAGTTGTAGATAGTTTACAAGAACAATTGAAGTTTTTGAATGCTGCTAGTTTAACTGTAGATCCTAAAAGTGGTGACATTTTAAGTTACGTTGGTGGTGCTGATTATCGCATATCTCAATTTGATGTTGTTCATTATGCTAAACGTCAAGTTGGCTCTACTTTTAAACCTTTTATTTATGCAACAGGATTACAATCTGGGTTAGAGCCTTGCTCCTATTTATCAGGAAATACGGTTACTTATACAGATTATGATAATTGGCAACCTCAAAACGCCTCTAAAACTGATGATGACAAGCACATGAATTATAGCTTAAATTATGCCTTAAGCAATTCGATGAATACGATTTCAGTCAAGGTATTAGAACAATCTGGATTAAAACAAACAATTAATTTAGCTCATGAATTTGGAATAACAAGTAGTATTCCCGAAAAACCTTCAATTGCATTAGGTGCCGTTAATTTAAGTTTTGAAGAGCTTGCAAGAGCTTACTCTGGGATTGTGAGTTCTAAAATTCCGATGCAACTTCAGTTGATTAAACGTATTCTTAAGGATGGAAAGCTTATTTATGAAGCGAAATCTACTGAATTTAAGACAAGTCCTTTAGCACAACAAAATCGACATAAATTATTAGCAATGCTAGGTGAAGTGGTAAATTCAGGAACTGCTAAATCAATACGGACAACTTATGGCATAAAAGATGCTATTGCAGGAAAAACAGGAACAACACAAGACAACAAAGATGGTTGGTTTATTGGCTTAACACCTCACTTAGTTAGTATAAATTGGGTTGGGCACAATCAACAAAGAATTGGCTTTAAATCTACAGGTTTGGGACAAGGTGCAGTTAGCGCTTTGCCAATTTTTGCAAATGCCTATAAGGCTTTGAAATTAAAAACAAATAGTTACTCAGCTTATCAATTCCCAGAGGTTAATCAGAATATTAAAAATCAATTAAATTGTGACCCTAAAAAACGTGACGGATTTTTAAAACGAATATTTAAAAAGAAAACCGAACAAAAAGATTTTGATGAAAAATCGAAAGAAGAAGAGAATGAAAAAAAGAGTTTTTGGAATATCTTTAAATCAAAAAAGTCTAAAGATTAG